The sequence TGGCCGATTGTGGTGATTTTATTATAGAAAATATATCCAATTATTCAATAAAGCGGGTTTATGCCCTGGAGCGGGAGATTCAGTGTGCCACACTAAATCAAAAATTATTCGAATATGAAACCCAAAACTTCATGAGCGTAAGTTGTACTATGAAATTGCATTTAATTCTTGACCGATATGCGGAGTTCttactttcttttattttgcaGGTAGCCGAAAGCGAAGAATTTTTAGATTTCGATGCTAATAAATTACAGAAGATATTGGAGTGTAATTCTTTGAATGCGCCAACTGAGAGAGATGTGTTTGAGGCAGTAAAACGTTGGTATGACTATGATGCCTTGGGCCGGAAACAACATTTACAAGATTTAATTAGCTGTCTGAGACTTACCCAACTGGATACTACTTTTTTACTGACCGAAATCCAAACGCTGCCTGGTTGTGAGTCAATAGTAGTTAACGCCTTATCTTGGACAAACTGTCCTGCACTTCGTTCCAATCTAACACTGAAATACACAGAAAAACGCGGCAGTCAAACAACGTCCAACGAATTATTGTTTGCTCTAAATATAAAAGAACGCGAGGTAAAGTATATGCGATCATCTTTTTGTGGCAGGGCTTCCCCATTCAATTGGTGCGAatcactcacaaattttcatgGATGTCCTAACGGAAGTCCGAGAAAACTGGTAGACTGAGCTGTGTTGGCCCAAAGTGACACTCGTTGAAAAGTTTTTTCATGTCATATCAAGACACATTTAATATGTGCGATCATAGTAGCTCCTTGTTGATGTTGTATGGCCAAAACGACTCTTCGAATGTTAATGGGTAATGTAAGCATCACTGCCCTACGAGAAGACTATCGaaccgactaagcacaatgacaaaatttccaccacccttggcgataaagtgctgtcggatgcgaaaaaatgtgcgagcgctttctgccgacaatatgtaatgtcATCGTTCATGCAAATTTAATTATCTAGTGCATGTCTTCCATCTGTCACTGTctaccttcgtcatccccgaaaaatggaaaatggccagagTGGTTCAGCTATTAAAGCATGGGAAACCAGCGTGGCGTTCAATCAGGATCTacacaaaatcctcaaatctctttccggcagcacttggggtaaagacaaggAAACGCTTATTaccatttacaaagcaattggccggcagattgcatgctacgcgtcgccaagcctaaaggttactcttTGGAAGAAAATGtaggcttgccaaaatactgccctcagaaccgctccgggctgtcttcttatgtctccagaacacagcctacacaatgaggcgagaatactccccattagagagagaaatgaaatgctgaacaaacagtttctgttgactAGAGTAACGAACCAGCCGGTCTATGTTGCAACAGCTTAGCCGATATTCTTCTTAAGGAATGAACAGCCAGCCTTACTTTACAACAAAAGACCAAGACGACATTAATAGGCAGTACCACAGTACGGAATCGAACCATGGATTGCCTACCAGACCGTGTAGGTATAGAGTTCAAGGAGCATACTCTGTCTAATGTCAACCAGCTATGCTTCAGCGAGTGGGGTGGGGTTCTTGCTCCTGCACTGACTTTTGGGTCGGCAcaagaaaacaaatattaaacAGAGATTTTGACTTTGCGTAACTCGCAAATGGAAGGGGTTGTTTGGACCTACGAGGAAAGTTTTCCTCTCAAATACGAAAAAGAAAACTAAAACTGAACTAAACTGACCTGCAACTACCTTTAGAAGACACATATCTTCTGCTAAAATACTTACTCACCGGATGTCTAGGAGGGCTTCCGCTGTAATTTGCCTCTCCGTCTCTTTACCCACCCATCCTGCTAAGAGTGCTCTTATCATGTTTCTCTTAGCCCATATTTCCTCTCACACAATTAAGTAAAATCTACTCCATCGTTATTTTATGTTAACAAATTCAGAATGAAATTTTATTcatatttacttcatttttaattttattacccTTCCTAAACAACGATCTTTACATTTGTATACTATTGAAACCTAATTTAGCAATGCAAAAAAGCTACCGAATCTAAACCAAATACAACATCAACATGTTTATAAGCGTGTTCGAAAATTTAACTCTCAATTGtgagtttcatttaaaatgaaaaagtttcatttgacctgaaaatgctatatatatatatatatatatatatatatatatatatatatatatatatatatatatatatatatatatttatatatatatatacgtgtgGATTTTCTCTACATAAGCCAAAATTTGCAATAAAGCGAAAATATTACTTTCAGATCAAAATGATAATGTTaatccaaaatttatttatttagatcaaaataaataaatttttggaaaaaaaaatcaatcatgcgcggttccagggtgGTGAACTGGGGGAAATCCCCCCTAGATCTTTGTAACACgtattttcattattttcgactgtgaaaaattatgagatatttcgagttaaaaaatattttaatttctcttaaaaatcataaaatattaatttaataatttgggaaaaatttaaacaacgtgacatcaggaagagatttacaaggtataatcgaaacagctgtcgctttgtccgtccttgttgtttttgttgttgttgtagcgataaggttgctccccgaaggctttggggagtattatcgatgtgatggtcctttgccggtacgctccggtaacacggcaccattaaggtgctagcccgaccatctcgggaacgatttatatggccacattaaaccttcaggccatccctccctccccacccccaagttccatgaggagcttggggtcgccagagcctcgtctgttagtgaaacaggattcgccgcggataggtgaggttgacaattgggtttggagaagctatatattgcgctggcaacctgaagggttgcgctacacagacccttgaatctggtattttagtcgccgcttacgacaggcatacctaccgcgggtatattctgaccccctaacccgctggggcgggcaccgtggtgtgatggtagcgtgctccgcctatcactccgtatgccctgggttcaactcccgggcaaagcaacatcaaaattttagaaataagatttttcaattagaagacaatttttctaagcggggtcgcccctcggcagtgtatggcaagcgctccgattgtatttctgccatgaaaagctctcagtgaaaactcatctgccttgcagatgccgttcggagtcggcataaaacatgtaggtcccgtccggccaatttgtagggaaaatcaagaggagcacgacgcaaattggaagagaagctcggccttagatctcttcggaggttatcgcgccttacatttattttttattttttaacccgctggggtcctgatgtcacgttgtttaaatttttcccaaattattaaataaattataaaactaaaaattgcttcaaataaatgttttcatacatttaaagcaatacgggcaatccccNNNNNNNNNNNNNNNNNNNNNNNNNNNNNNNNNNNNNNNNNNNNNNNNNNNNNNNNNNNNNNNNNNNNNNNNNNNNNNNNNNNNNNNNNNNNNNNNNNNNccaaattattaaataaattataaaattaaaaattgcttcaaataaatgttttcatacatttaaagcaatacgggcaatccccgattaactcattaaaatattaatttatccAAGTGTGCGGAATTTCATTGTAGTTTGAAATTGAGGCTGTGAGGCTAGAAGCTTATTAAataaagccccccccccccccccccccctagaagTGCTGCTGGAACCGCGCCTgaattaataaatgaaaaaattaattaaaatttgttactCACATTAATTTCCGGTTTCCGGTTCCTCCCAGCTGTCGGGGATTCGTAGACCTTTAAACATTTTCGAAACTTTTACAGAAACATGGGGAATCCTACAGTcccttttcaaaaattaataaaaatgtttcttttcttttaggtatgtagatatgtatatctacatatatacatataaatttatggttatttatttatttacttaaacgCTCTTTCCACTTTAATCATTGTAGTATTAGTACCAAATtactattttcttttatatatatgtaagtatatatatgtatatatatattttttttttttaaagaattttaattttaaatatttatgttaTTATTTCCCTTCTGCATAATTTTTGTTtcttctaattttcaaattttaattcattttcaCATAAATTTCCTAACCCCTTTTCTCTGCTTTACCaacttaattaaataaatttataattttgtcCCATTTCGACGTTGCATATCCTTGCTGGTGCTGATCCTGGTCCGTGCTGAGGTTTGCTGATCTTTCGTACAAATGGTATAGTATGTAGATTTATTAGTTTCGATtttcaactttaaaatttttctcaacttTTCAGAAAGCCGATTTTCTTTAACTTTTATTGTTCAACGGTAACTTTTCTTTCTCTTTCCTTTTTCAGATTAACTAAGCCTTTTGTGTCCTTTACGGATCTGGCTTAAGTCCTTTCAACAATATTTCATACAacctctttttttctttttttctccatATTTCAAATATCTTTGGCGAAAGAAGATTTATAACTTCAATAACATAACGCAATTGGACTCAAAGGCCTGACACATTTTCATCCATTTAAAGCTTTTTGTGTTTAAAACCACTTGTAAGATATAACCACCATTATTTAGATTTTTGCTATGGagatttttccaacaaatttatttatttattttcataaaaaaatgtttctttgctTTCGCTGGAAAGAAGCACCGTTTCAACAATTTTCACCTGTCacattataaatatatatatatatatgatcggATGATATTTGAACTATCTTTGGCGAAACAagatttataaaatcaataacgaAATTTGATATTTCGCTGTGGACTCAAAGACCTGACACATTTTGGAGGCAGACTCCATTGTTTTAGAGTTTATAATTTCGCCAACGAGAATAAACAGTTTTACTGGATATACCGAATTTATTTACATTCCCGACAAAACATTTAAAGGAGTTATATTTCTTTAAGTTTTTAGTACTGTCACTTTATTTCTAACGATAGTTAGAGTATTTTTATTTTCGCGGAGGACTATAAGTTGTGACCGCATAGATTGAGATTATGTCCGGAACTCACTTCTTCTAATTTGTCTCCTTTAGGTGAAGCTGATGTTTTGCATTAGAATTGCATTGGTGATATTTTCGTTGTTTTCGAACTAATTCTTATTAACATAAATTGCATTAGTGATCACCTGATTATTGTTTTCGAACTAACTCATTCTCTATTCACTTGTTTTTGGGCCGAACCTAGTGGGTCATTGCTTCTTTCGGTACCGAAAAATCATACGATATCAGCATATAGTTCGAATACACACCTAACCAAACACATGTGTACTTGTCAGTCTTATTTCGTCTCACACTGTTCCTTGTTACAAGTGCCAATATGTTTAGCAACATGGCTTAATGTTGCTATGGCTGAGACGGCGTATGTTAGCAACATTGATGGCGCTGTTAATTTGTATCTGTGGATGTTTGTTTAGGTGGGACGTTAGCTCGCCCTCACtctacccagaaacctgggcatcccaacagacatctaattgatgagGCCGCActtcccaggggcttaagaggtcatctccgttagccttatgaggaaatacggcacctgagaacacagtcgtatgaagcaaaaaagcacaagcagctCCTAAGTGGACAGGCGTccagttcttaaaggaaaatacccagaactcgcagaagaacgcactctccctagtgaaacgcgcgtcactccagctcaacttcgatctgggcactgtaacaggttaaactcttacctatccagaatcaacaccggcATACAAAATGCTTggaatgtgtctccacatgacaccaaccatctcttcaattgtaatgttgatccaacgcctctaacacccctctcactatggcgACCCCTGTAGAAACtgcaagcttccttggactcccgttagaggacattgatgacaatttgtgattggtcgcacctattggatggggcgaagcactgctaaaacaacaacaacaagactaTTAGTCATTTGCGGCATCAATTGACAGTGATGATCACCGCCCATGCCCATTGGCAAAATAGATACAATATGTCACATATGTGGGGAAAGGGCATCATGTCATAAAACTATACAGTAAAAACTATTTTCTTTCACAACATTGCATCAAATTAATTTTTTGGAAACGATTGAGCCATGATAAAAACGTAATTTTCCAtagaagttagcctccaaaactTATTTATGGGCTTTGGAAGTTCGAAATTGAACCCTtcgtaattttaaattaaaaaagaattaattattttaaaacaatttttctttccaTATTTGTTAGTTGGCTGACTCGAGCTCTATGAAACACTGGTTTTAAATCTTTTctcaatatatttcggctactctacggtaaccgtcttcaggggtAACTACAGAATTAtaatcaacaaataccaaattacAATCattttttagatttaaaaaacAATCATAAACCTACATAAATTTACAGGTCCGTACGCTTTGACTTGGAGCTGAGCACTGTCTGTTTGTTCGTTAGTAAATGTCTGTATATATGTGCAATGTTCTCTGTGTCCCTTTTGTAGTTTAACCTCGgttcgttgttgttgtgttaacagtcggtgtggtaggtggagcacgctaccatcccaccacgCCGGCCGCTATGTATACATTCCAATAAGAAAATATGGCGGATGCGCCAAGTCACTATTTAatgaataatttataaaaaatattgtaacgaatttactgcaattccgcttatttcaaatcttctactaaggttcgtatcgctaaactgttgaataaataacaccactattcaataatgcaaaatggcctttattaaagtacttcacaataaataactctactattgatcgccagatagcgtcctaaatccaactgattgtcgcgcctctactgttgctgcttttatactgtgtgatttcctcgttgcatcttctaggcgcttccagaattgaCTTAGTtgctggtatataattataactacagatgcacgtgtgtagctcctAAATGCGCgtttatttgtgagcgacacttccacaattataattgtatacttttgggagcatctcagataagatatctgcatgtgtttgtgcgttgcttctccgctgcgtgtacgtacatatgtgtagacataatgattgaattattgatgtgcatacaagtcactgcttagcatcggcttaaagatgacagtaccccttagtgttgctaatattcgtaacaataaaaTAGGAATGTCCACTTATCGACCTTCGAAGGCCCAACCTTAAGATTTGGAGGTTATTTTCGAAAAAACGGAGTAATTACATTTTTCCTTACAGCTTGATCtcttctaaaaaaaattgtttcatagTATCCAGCCGGGTGCTGTACATAGTAATAACCCATTTTAAATAAACTTTCCCGCAgaacaaaaacatttttcaatACGATAACGATGAAGGCGTATGGTACAAATGGTTTGATGTGAAAATAACTATCTCAGATTTTGGAGTAATTTTTAtggatacaaattttattttcatcGGCGGCTCTCGGTGCGGAAAAGCAATTAATGACGTTTCCAGATGGAATTTCAAAACTAAAACATTTGAACAATTACCTTCTATGAATCAGCCACGTCATTCACATAGTGTTTTATTATTGAACGAAACTATTTATGCAATTGGTGGAAAAGACGAGCATGGAGTTTAAAAATCAGTCGAAAAGTAAGTCAGTTATTTGAGGCTATCAGAGCATATAAAGATACAGAAACCAAAATGGGCTCGTCTAGCGTTTGATAACGAATTGGAGTATCGAACCGACGAGTGTCGAGTGTTGAATTACGGAAAACCTTCCTTGATGTAGCTAATGTGTATTTGATAAGAGCTCTAACCAAAATGAATTTTGTAGGTTACATCTCTTGCGCTTATAGCTTCATATAAAAATAGAATATACAGTAGACCGGGTCGCAAAAAAAGGTTGCAAAAGCCCGCCCCTAAATATGAAGAGAGTGTTtcggaaaacaatttttaaatatttttgatccttcgaaatagagcggaaatagttttttttttttttttcattgtaacttggttatttaacATACGATTTTTACCGATAAGCTGACCAAATAATGTGATTATAAGCAAATATGTATGCCGATTTTTAAGACTAACATGACGTATCCATTCCAATaatcggatgtcaaataaccaagccagacttgctcatattgatttatacaatggttttttctgttattgatattagagaaaaattgcagtttacaaacggcgatggttactaggacatgtttctgaatttcacttcttcatcagctagcttctcgggagctgcgtattgaactcgaatctccaacattcagatgcctttaaccactcagccatatgaataccccgctgctcgctttgttGGTCTCTGAGAATTGCCTTTGTTggtattccttttattcaccattttttaggtacatactaatctatatgctgtttaatcctaatggtgtggaatatttttaggccCACTTTGAAAGTTTAGTAACATTTTTGTTTGGATTTTTTATAACAGTGTTaaaatagtaacagcggaagttaaaacaaatactgtaaaaatccaattgttactaagctttcaaaaaatattccacaccattaggattaaACAGCATATAGATTAGTATGtacaaagagagtagattaataagagggagcattgtagagtcgttcactcgccacaaagtgggacggctgcgacaggaattcaccatacgttttgcccctctgcttcgttttcaccatctggattaaaagtcataagcctgggcattcgcgcaattttagtgatgtaaattgcatggcgccagcgccaatgccggtgccagctcaatggtagctcattggcGCAATGACTCCaaacgaatttttgacgctactcagtagtgagtgcgtaatacatttcacttgcgctattgagtgaaacgatttttgtgtgtcaggcacgagtttggtgttattggcgctactggcaatgatggcactgagctgatgacggtagcgctggtagttcagcttatgaatcagagaaagaattgatgacccatgtaaattattattgctttggctattattggctgtgactttgaaccaaataaatgctatggacataacaaccggagtcatttttgagttttatattttagatttaatgcacaattaatatgggtgtgtttgagcagacAAATAATAACAGTAGCATTGCTAAAGTGTTGcctagttgatggaatgtcgcttaagcgccaaatacacgacacgaacatttccgcaaacattcccgttatgtcatgtttctgcggccttttctgtcgtgtatggtggtgtttgccagttcgcgcaaatgtttcgccaaaaatcaaaatattttagtttttggcgaacatttgcgcgaactgttcgtgagtgtatggcgaaatagctcataatcgtagtaatttctgaacggaacagacgtgcgtggaaaagtaaaatggacaataaaaaatttctgagtgaatttattgaaatgtataaatctttgccatcattgtggcaagtaaaaagcaaagattattgtaatagaattaaaaagaataatgattatgcgactttaatcgaaaaattaaaagaagtagatcctgatgccacaaaggatacagttataaaaaaaataagtagtttgcgggcgcaatactggcgtgaatcaaaaaaaagagagatagttATTTAGATAgataattgccacagcgagcaatattgctgcagcacaattgttgtctgtattcatcgctgtctgaaagagaactaatgtttggccaaaagttcgtatggtgtatggccaaagctgcgaacaagattgcggaatgttcgcggaaatgttcgtgtcgtgtatttggcgcttaagttcctagcgatgatcaatagattgtcaaaaTTTCGTTtaacgaacgcgcgaaattgccacatctgctcaaattttgccGAAGACCGTTATacgctgtcataaaaagtaacactgctgcagctcgaacacaccctatatcgagcAAATGTGAAAAAAATAGACAAAGTagctttttttacaaattgcttggctgagattttcaattgttgatttaactcaagctgttatgccaatatttgtcagccagcttattttcaaataggtaatttttccaaaggcaaaataaattacatagttatacagccttaaaaaatcaggaggacagcatagcaaaaggtatggtgaattcctcttaCAGCCGTTCTACAATTTCCACAAAGATTTAGAACTCTACATTgcaccatcttatatttagagagtcgTTGTATGTACCTAAAAAATGGTGAATACCAACAAAGGCAATTCTCAGAGACCatttgcaaagcgagcagcgggcattcatatggctgagtggtctgcctttacactggggccctattcagtaactgtgagttttaaaatgtacactttttcttcatataatttgtatgaaagaaaaatgtacatttcaaagctcatagttactgaataggacccctggtatgaatgttggagattcgagttcaatgctcagctcccgagaagctagctgatgaagaagtgaaattcaaaaacatgtcctagtaaccatcgccgtctgtaaactttgcaatttttctctaatatcaataaattgaaaaacatttttccGAAATCCTCTCAATATAAGCTCCATATGTATTCAGGGGCGGACTTTCACAACTTTtattttgtatggggaccaacagGGTCAAATATACAGGCAGTGCTTAATTTCAAGTGaaattgatagcgttttcttttctgaaatgttgcctaagtaaatggtaaagccttaatagagttactcctacccagTGTTTAAAAAACTGTGTGAGCTGTCATGTTATTTGATTTTGCTTGTGCTTGCGCTTTTGAGAAAAACAACAGTCTCAGTTCTAgcacaagcaaaaacgaaaagcgggtaagggggtcagaatatacccgcggtaggtatgcctgtcgtaagaggcgactaaaataccagattcaaggggtgtgtagcgcaacccttcaggttgccagcgcaatatatagcttctccaaatccacttgtcaacctcacctatccgcggcgaatcctgtttcactaacagacgaggctctggcgaccccaagctcctcatggatcttgggggtggggagggaggggatggcctgaaggtttaatgtggccacataaatcgttcccgagatggtcgggcgagcaccttattggtgctgtggtaccggagcgtaccggatatgcatccggcaaaggaccatcacatcgataacactccccaaagccttcggggagcaaccttatcgctacaacaacaacaacaacaaaagcgaaagaaatgaaatgccgtaAACAGTCGCGTCTtcgtatattttaaaataaatggtGTTGATTTTAACAGTCG is a genomic window of Eurosta solidaginis isolate ZX-2024a chromosome 4, ASM4086904v1, whole genome shotgun sequence containing:
- the LOC137249056 gene encoding kelch-like protein 1, translating into MAECNTRQRLSEIGHDAVQYFMEKLLFNIYDRFDEQDLTDVTFKLSNPNAMVKAHRLILSAASPYFRDLFRDEKGICPVIEINNIDSDIFEQLIIFCYTGKTFITNDNVERVLKAALILQLEDTVADCGDFIIENISNYSIKRVYALEREIQCATLNQKLFEYETQNFMSVAESEEFLDFDANKLQKILECNSLNAPTERDVFEAVKRWYDYDALGRKQHLQDLISCLRLTQLDTTFLLTEIQTLPGCESIVVNALSWTNCPALRSNLTLKYTEKRGSQTTSNELLFALNIKERENKNIFQYDNDEGVWYKWFDVKITISDFGVIFMDTNFIFIGGSRCGKAINDVSRWNFKTKTFEQLPSMNQPRHSHSVLLLNETIYAIGGKDEHGV